From the Gemmatimonadales bacterium genome, one window contains:
- a CDS encoding peptidylprolyl isomerase: protein MKTATIVTSRGTIVADLFDDETPGTVANFEKLANEKFYDGTRFHRVIPNFMIQGGDPLSRDANNPRVGTGGPGYTIKCETDKNTHRHVAGTLSMAHAGKNTGGSQFFICHSPQGHLDRVHTVFGQVTDGMDIVNAIQKNDVIESIRVG from the coding sequence ATGAAGACCGCCACCATCGTGACCAGCCGCGGCACCATCGTCGCCGACCTCTTTGACGATGAGACCCCGGGCACGGTCGCCAACTTCGAGAAGCTGGCCAACGAGAAGTTCTACGACGGCACCCGCTTTCACCGGGTCATCCCGAACTTCATGATCCAGGGGGGCGACCCGCTCAGCCGGGACGCGAACAACCCGCGCGTCGGCACCGGCGGCCCCGGCTACACCATCAAGTGCGAAACAGATAAGAACACCCACCGGCACGTCGCCGGCACGCTGTCGATGGCGCACGCGGGCAAGAATACCGGCGGCAGCCAGTTCTTCATCTGCCATTCGCCACAGGGGCACCTCGATCGCGTCCATACCGTCTTCGGGCAAGTCACCGACGGCATGGATATCGTGAACGCGATTCAGAAGAACGACGTCATCGAGTCGATCCGCGTCGGATGA